The genomic stretch GGACTCTCACGGGTGACGGTCATGGTTCGGCCTTCCTTTCCGGCTTCGGGAATGAAGGCAGACTACCGGAAGGGTCTGACATTCCCGGGGCGGCCAGACGGGCCGGCCGCCCCATGGAAATCACACCCGTGGGGTAGGCCATGTCAGGCCCGTCGTGGTGGGCCCCGGTTGGACATGGAGGCGATGACGGCCATCAGCTCCACCGGTTCAATGGGCTTGGGCACGTGGGTGGTGAAGCCCGCGAGCAGCGCGCGCGTCCGGTCCTCCATGCGGGTGTAGGCCGTGAGGGCCACCGCGGGGATGCCGCCGCCCTGTTCCTCGGGCAGGGCCCGGACGCGGGCAATGAAGCGGTACCCGTCCTCCTCGGGCATGCCGACGTCGGAGACGAGCACATCGAACGATGCCTTGCGGAGCTCGGCCAGCGCGTCCTCCGAAGAACTGGCCGTGGTGACGATGCCGCCACACGTCTCGATGATGCTGCGAAGCAGCTCGCGCGTGTCCTCCTCGTCGTCCACCACGAGCACCCGAAGGCTCGCGAGCTGGGGCGGGCAGGGGATGTCCTGCTCCTGCAACGGGCCGCGGAGGGTGGGAGGCACCAGCATCTCCCGCCTCAGCGCCACGGCCTGCGGCAGGCTGACGATGAAGGTGGCCCCCCGGCCCTCGCCCTCGCTGGTGGCCATCACGGTGCCGCCGTGCAGCTCCACCAGGTGCCGGACGATGGCCAGTCCCAGCCCGAGCCCCCCGGCCTTGCGCGTGGTGCTGCCGTCGGCCTGTCGGAAGCGCTCGAACACGTGCGGCAGGAACTGCGGGGAGATGCCCTGGCCCGTGTCGGCCACCGTGATTTCCACCGAGGAGTTGCGCCGCTCCACCAGCACCTGGACGCGGCCTCCCTTGGGGGTGAATTTCACGGCGTTGGACAGCAGGTTCCACACCACCTGCTGCAGGCGGCTCGTGTCGCCCATGATGGTGCCGCCCGAGTCGAGCGCGGCCTGGATGCGGATGCCCTTCGCCTCGGCGGCGGGCCGCAGTGACTCGAGCGCGGCCTCCACGACGTGGCTCACGTCGACGGACGACACCTCCAGCTTCAGCTTGCCCGTCATGATGCGGCTCACGTCGAGCAGGTCCTCGACGAGCTGCCCCTGGGCGCGGGCATTGCGCTCCACGGTGGCCAGCGCCCGCTCCCGCTTCTCCGGCGGCAGCGTGCCGGTCCGCAGCATCTGCACCCAGCCGAGCACCGCCGTGAGCGGCGTGCGCAGCTCGTGGGAGACGGTGGCGAGGAACTCGTCCTTGAGCCGGTTGGCCTCCTCCGCCTCCTCGCGCGCCACGCGCTCCCGGGCGAGCAACCGCTCCCGCTCCGCTTCCAGTCGCTTCTGTGCGCGGATGTCGCGGCTGACGGTGGCGATGCCCATCTGCCGCTGGGTGTCGTGCTCCACCAGGGCGAAGGTGTGGTACTGCGCCGCGATGGGCTCGCCCGTCGGGAAGTGCCGGAAGCGGAACTCTCCCTCCCACCGGCCGCCCTGGAGGATGGCGGGCGCGATGTGTTCGTCGACGTAGGTCTGGTCTTCGGCCAGGAAGAAGTCCCGCAGGTGGTACCGGGTGATGTCTTCATCGCGCCCCAGGCCCAGCAGGCGCCGCCCCGCATCGTTCACCCACACCGCCCGGCCGGATGGGTCTCCCACGCCGATGAAGTCGGGGGATTGCTCGACGATGGTGGCCAGCCGCTCGCGTTCCCGTTCAGCGCTCCGTCGCTCCGTCACGTCCTGCAGCGCACCGACGACGCGCTCAGGCTTCCCCCGGGCGTCGAAGTGCGTCTTCACCATGGCCAGCAGGAAGCGCTGCACGCCATCCCAGCCCTGCACGCGGCACTCCAGGCGAATCGCCCCCGCACCCGGGCGCAGCGCCTGTTCGATGGTGCGCCGGGCGCGGTCCAGGTCGTCGGGATGGAGCCGGGCCGCGGCTTCCGCCAGCGTCGGAGACTTGCCGGGGGGAAGGCCCAGGTGCTGCAGGGCCCGCTCGTCCCACGACAGCACGCCGCGCTCATACTGCAATTCCACGACGCCCAGCTGACCGGCGGCCAGGGCCATCCGCAGGCGTTCCTCGCTGGCCCGGAGCGCCGCCTCCGCCTGGGCCCGCCGGGCCACCTCTGCCTCCGCATGGGCCCGGGCCTGCTGGGCGTGTGCGTAAGCCTCGCGCTCGGCGCGCTTCTCCTGCTCCACGGCCAGGTGGGTGGCCAGCTCGCGCGCCAGGTCCTCGAAGAACTGGCGATAGGTGTCGTCGAAGCGCAGCCGGGGGCTGATGCCCAGGACGACCACACCCCGGAGGCTGTCCGTGCTGGTGCGGCGCAGGGGCAGCACCAGCGCCTTCTCCGTCGGCTCGGGCCAGGGGCCGAACTGGCGG from Myxococcus xanthus encodes the following:
- a CDS encoding ATP-binding protein, with the protein product MKQLTSQTELPVPGGELGELLRSHDWSRTQLGPYESWSRPLKAFVAMILEMPAPAIIFWGHELIQVYNDGYAVIMGPRHPRYLGATYRECWPDTYPVISPWMRKLLATGEVTQVAKTFFMLTRYGFNEEAYFTFDFSPLRDDAGTIAGILQVVFEVTDVVLSERRLATIRALAPRVNGPSERATTDAIRALADNPQDIPFALIYHWDEGEQRLELTESTGLDGLAQHAVMDLGRITEATKQAVAANVPVLLESVPSILGARQFGPWPEPTEKALVLPLRRTSTDSLRGVVVLGISPRLRFDDTYRQFFEDLARELATHLAVEQEKRAEREAYAHAQQARAHAEAEVARRAQAEAALRASEERLRMALAAGQLGVVELQYERGVLSWDERALQHLGLPPGKSPTLAEAAARLHPDDLDRARRTIEQALRPGAGAIRLECRVQGWDGVQRFLLAMVKTHFDARGKPERVVGALQDVTERRSAERERERLATIVEQSPDFIGVGDPSGRAVWVNDAGRRLLGLGRDEDITRYHLRDFFLAEDQTYVDEHIAPAILQGGRWEGEFRFRHFPTGEPIAAQYHTFALVEHDTQRQMGIATVSRDIRAQKRLEAERERLLARERVAREEAEEANRLKDEFLATVSHELRTPLTAVLGWVQMLRTGTLPPEKRERALATVERNARAQGQLVEDLLDVSRIMTGKLKLEVSSVDVSHVVEAALESLRPAAEAKGIRIQAALDSGGTIMGDTSRLQQVVWNLLSNAVKFTPKGGRVQVLVERRNSSVEITVADTGQGISPQFLPHVFERFRQADGSTTRKAGGLGLGLAIVRHLVELHGGTVMATSEGEGRGATFIVSLPQAVALRREMLVPPTLRGPLQEQDIPCPPQLASLRVLVVDDEEDTRELLRSIIETCGGIVTTASSSEDALAELRKASFDVLVSDVGMPEEDGYRFIARVRALPEEQGGGIPAVALTAYTRMEDRTRALLAGFTTHVPKPIEPVELMAVIASMSNRGPPRRA